Proteins encoded by one window of Epinephelus moara isolate mb chromosome 18, YSFRI_EMoa_1.0, whole genome shotgun sequence:
- the LOC126405780 gene encoding ethanolamine-phosphate cytidylyltransferase-like isoform X1 has protein sequence MIKNGHHHHQVNTAAGKDAGTTPGAAACSPEKRRRRIRVWCDGCYDMVHYGHSNQLRQAKAMGDYLIVGVHTDSEIAKHKGPPVFTQAERYKMVRAIKWVDEVVEGAPYVTTLQTLDKYNCDFCVHGDDITLTVDGKDTYEEVKKSGRYRECKRTQGVSTTDLVGRMLLMTKAHHSNIDSSDYQQHTDNFGKGSHGQKGHSPWTGVSQFLQTSQKIIQFASGQEPQPGDTIIYVAGAFDLFHIGHVDFLEAVHKLAEKPYIIVGLHFDQEVNRYKGKNYPIMNVHERTLSVLACRYVSEVVIGAPFAVTKDLLDHFKVDLVCHGKTEIYPDKDGSDPYAEPRRKGILRTVDSGNSLTTDAIVQRIIKNRLLFEARNQKKEAKEIAVIQAMKRQEEEKTKERAQAVL, from the exons ATGATCAAGAACGGACATCACCACCACCAAGTGAACACAGCAGCCGGGAAAGACGCAGGGACGACCCCCGGCGCTGCAGCGTGCAGTCCCGAGAAGAGGAGGCGAAGAATCCGGGTGTGGTGCGATGGCTG CTATGACATGGTCCATTATGGACACTCCAACCAGCTGCGACAGGCCAAGGCTATGGGAGATTACCTCATCGTTGGAGTACACACAGATA gtgAGATTGCGAAGCACAAGGGTCCGCCAGTCTTCACTCAGGCAGAAAGATACAAGATGGTGCGGGCCATAAAGTGGGTGGATGAGGTCGTGGAAGGAGCGCCTTACGTTACCACCCTCCAGACCCTCGACAAGTACAACTGTGATTTCTGTGTGCATGGAG ATGATATAACTCTAACAGTGGATGGGAAGGACACATATGAAGAGGTGAAGAAGTCAGGGCGGTACAG GGAGTGTAAGAGAACCCAGGGAGTTTCAACCACAGATCTGGTTGGCAGGATGCTACTGATGACCAAAGCACATCACAGCAACATT GATAGTTCAGACTATCAGCAGCACACAGACAACTTTGGAAA GGGGTCGCATGGTCAGAAGGGCCACAGTCCCTGGACCGGGGTGTCTCAGTTCCTGCAGACTTCACAGAAGATCATCCAGTTTGCTTCAGGCCAGGAGCCTCAACCTGGAGACACTATCATCTATGTGGCAGGAGCCTTTGACCTCTTCC ACATTGGCCATGTGGACTTCCTGGAAGCAGTACATAAGCTCGCAGAAAAGCCATACATTATAGTGGGGTTGCACTTTGATCAG GAGGTGAACCGCTACAAAGGGAAAAACTACCCCATCATGAATGTCCACGAGAGAACCCTCAGCGTCCTGGCTTGTCGA TATGTGTCAGAAGTGGTGATCGGTGCACCCTTTGCAGTCACAAAAGATTTGCTGGACCATTTCAAG GTGGATCTTGTATGCCATGGAAAGACTGAAATATATCCTGACAAGGATGGATCCGACCCTTATGCT GAGCCGAGGAGGAAAGGAATCCTGCGCACTGTTGACAGTGGGAACAGCCTCACTACAGATGCCATTGTGCAAAGGATAATCAAAAACAG GTTGCTATTTGAAGCAAGGAACCAGAAGAAAGAGGCCAAAGAGATCGCTGTGATCCAGGCCATGAAGCgacaagaggaggaaaagacTAAAGAAAGAGCCCAGGCCGTGCTGTAG
- the LOC126405780 gene encoding ethanolamine-phosphate cytidylyltransferase-like isoform X2 has protein sequence MIKNGHHHHQVNTAAGKDAGTTPGAAACSPEKRRRRIRVWCDGCYDMVHYGHSNQLRQAKAMGDYLIVGVHTDSEIAKHKGPPVFTQAERYKMVRAIKWVDEVVEGAPYVTTLQTLDKYNCDFCVHGDDITLTVDGKDTYEEVKKSGRYRECKRTQGVSTTDLVGRMLLMTKAHHSNIDSSDYQQHTDNFGKKGHSPWTGVSQFLQTSQKIIQFASGQEPQPGDTIIYVAGAFDLFHIGHVDFLEAVHKLAEKPYIIVGLHFDQEVNRYKGKNYPIMNVHERTLSVLACRYVSEVVIGAPFAVTKDLLDHFKVDLVCHGKTEIYPDKDGSDPYAEPRRKGILRTVDSGNSLTTDAIVQRIIKNRLLFEARNQKKEAKEIAVIQAMKRQEEEKTKERAQAVL, from the exons ATGATCAAGAACGGACATCACCACCACCAAGTGAACACAGCAGCCGGGAAAGACGCAGGGACGACCCCCGGCGCTGCAGCGTGCAGTCCCGAGAAGAGGAGGCGAAGAATCCGGGTGTGGTGCGATGGCTG CTATGACATGGTCCATTATGGACACTCCAACCAGCTGCGACAGGCCAAGGCTATGGGAGATTACCTCATCGTTGGAGTACACACAGATA gtgAGATTGCGAAGCACAAGGGTCCGCCAGTCTTCACTCAGGCAGAAAGATACAAGATGGTGCGGGCCATAAAGTGGGTGGATGAGGTCGTGGAAGGAGCGCCTTACGTTACCACCCTCCAGACCCTCGACAAGTACAACTGTGATTTCTGTGTGCATGGAG ATGATATAACTCTAACAGTGGATGGGAAGGACACATATGAAGAGGTGAAGAAGTCAGGGCGGTACAG GGAGTGTAAGAGAACCCAGGGAGTTTCAACCACAGATCTGGTTGGCAGGATGCTACTGATGACCAAAGCACATCACAGCAACATT GATAGTTCAGACTATCAGCAGCACACAGACAACTTTGGAAAG AAGGGCCACAGTCCCTGGACCGGGGTGTCTCAGTTCCTGCAGACTTCACAGAAGATCATCCAGTTTGCTTCAGGCCAGGAGCCTCAACCTGGAGACACTATCATCTATGTGGCAGGAGCCTTTGACCTCTTCC ACATTGGCCATGTGGACTTCCTGGAAGCAGTACATAAGCTCGCAGAAAAGCCATACATTATAGTGGGGTTGCACTTTGATCAG GAGGTGAACCGCTACAAAGGGAAAAACTACCCCATCATGAATGTCCACGAGAGAACCCTCAGCGTCCTGGCTTGTCGA TATGTGTCAGAAGTGGTGATCGGTGCACCCTTTGCAGTCACAAAAGATTTGCTGGACCATTTCAAG GTGGATCTTGTATGCCATGGAAAGACTGAAATATATCCTGACAAGGATGGATCCGACCCTTATGCT GAGCCGAGGAGGAAAGGAATCCTGCGCACTGTTGACAGTGGGAACAGCCTCACTACAGATGCCATTGTGCAAAGGATAATCAAAAACAG GTTGCTATTTGAAGCAAGGAACCAGAAGAAAGAGGCCAAAGAGATCGCTGTGATCCAGGCCATGAAGCgacaagaggaggaaaagacTAAAGAAAGAGCCCAGGCCGTGCTGTAG